In Kangiella koreensis DSM 16069, a single window of DNA contains:
- a CDS encoding glycosyltransferase family 9 protein — MAYYTLKSTQVPNFQGHTVLENFPQSPQAICILRLSAIGDVCHAVSTVQAIQRQYPEALITWVIGKVEAQLLKHLPDVEFVIFDKSKGIKAYAELRNAMKGREYDILLHMQLALRANLAAYFIPAKIKLGFEKKRSKELHSLFVNEHITDSKGMHVLEGFRNFARAIGVPDSQPLWNIPLPHEVELWADNQLPQESFMVISPGASKAERNWLAARYAKVADYCHAKGFTIVMTGGPSAMERSLGDSILSHTKSPIIDLIGNTNLKQLLAVLKAAKFVIAPDSGPAHMAVTQGTPVIGLYAHSNPQRTGPYLYLDYVADAYTASATQQLNCSVNELPWGYRLKGDNLMQQITVEQVTHLIDQVMQDFLNENIVDQNSGQ, encoded by the coding sequence ATGGCTTACTATACATTAAAATCGACGCAAGTCCCTAATTTTCAAGGTCATACTGTGTTAGAAAACTTTCCTCAGTCGCCACAAGCAATTTGCATTTTGCGCCTTTCAGCTATTGGCGATGTGTGTCATGCAGTATCGACCGTCCAAGCCATTCAACGACAATATCCCGAAGCATTGATCACCTGGGTTATTGGCAAAGTGGAGGCGCAGCTACTAAAGCATTTACCTGACGTTGAATTTGTCATCTTCGATAAAAGTAAGGGCATTAAAGCGTATGCTGAGCTGCGTAATGCTATGAAGGGACGCGAATACGATATTTTGCTGCACATGCAACTGGCTTTACGTGCCAATCTTGCTGCTTACTTTATTCCTGCCAAGATAAAATTAGGCTTTGAGAAAAAACGCAGTAAAGAACTGCACTCGCTGTTTGTTAACGAGCATATTACCGACAGTAAAGGCATGCATGTATTGGAAGGCTTTCGAAATTTTGCCCGTGCTATTGGCGTGCCAGACAGTCAGCCCTTATGGAATATCCCACTGCCGCACGAAGTCGAATTGTGGGCCGACAATCAATTGCCTCAGGAATCATTCATGGTGATATCACCTGGCGCCAGCAAAGCGGAGCGAAACTGGCTCGCAGCCCGATACGCTAAAGTCGCAGATTATTGTCACGCCAAAGGTTTCACTATAGTTATGACCGGTGGGCCAAGTGCTATGGAACGCTCGCTGGGAGATAGTATTTTAAGCCACACCAAATCTCCTATCATTGATTTAATAGGCAATACCAATTTAAAGCAATTATTGGCGGTTTTGAAAGCTGCCAAATTTGTTATCGCTCCGGACTCAGGCCCTGCACACATGGCTGTCACACAAGGTACGCCTGTGATTGGTCTGTACGCACATAGCAACCCGCAACGAACCGGGCCCTATTTATATTTAGACTATGTTGCCGATGCTTATACCGCATCAGCAACACAGCAACTCAATTGCTCGGTCAACGAACTGCCATGGGGTTATCGATTGAAAGGCGACAACCTGATGCAACAGATTACTGTTGAACAGGTAACCCACTTAATTGACCAGGTGATGCAAGACTTTCTAAATGAAAATATTGTAGACCAGAATAGTGGCCAATAA
- a CDS encoding winged helix-turn-helix domain-containing protein, whose translation MQQHLSGGFQLVDWQVDPALNQLSIDEKIFELEPKVMQVLVCLNEHAGELVTKDTLFEEVWHGVSISDDAIYCSISKLRKTFRQVAEHRSPELKTIARQGYMLYNNPSYKVLNSASLISHGRRHDDCLKSHGVSMGLEQNGYSNIGIGKKNSIGAEKKVKRPVQSSELKLLNIELFVNENKKKNQITTHRSLNQKLKVLLLILVIAILMQVMIILFV comes from the coding sequence ATGCAACAGCACCTTTCTGGAGGTTTCCAACTGGTCGATTGGCAGGTTGACCCTGCCCTGAACCAGCTATCGATTGATGAAAAGATATTTGAACTGGAACCAAAAGTGATGCAAGTACTAGTATGCCTGAATGAACATGCTGGAGAACTTGTCACTAAAGATACATTGTTTGAGGAAGTCTGGCATGGAGTTTCAATTAGTGATGATGCAATTTACTGCAGTATCTCCAAGTTACGTAAAACTTTCCGACAGGTGGCTGAGCATCGTAGCCCAGAGCTGAAAACAATAGCTCGGCAAGGGTATATGTTATACAACAACCCTTCGTATAAGGTGCTGAATTCAGCGTCACTGATTAGTCACGGTAGGCGTCATGATGATTGCTTAAAAAGTCATGGCGTTAGCATGGGGCTTGAGCAAAATGGATACTCAAACATAGGCATCGGAAAGAAAAACAGTATAGGGGCCGAAAAAAAAGTTAAAAGGCCTGTTCAGAGTTCTGAATTAAAGCTACTTAACATAGAGCTCTTTGTTAACGAAAACAAAAAGAAGAATCAGATAACAACACATCGTTCACTTAACCAAAAACTAAAAGTTCTTTTACTCATCCTAGTGATAGCTATTCTAATGCAGGTAATGATTATACTGTTCGTGTAA